One genomic segment of Vicingaceae bacterium includes these proteins:
- a CDS encoding oxidoreductase yields MSKIKFGVIGQGHIGKRHAEMIRRNPDCELVAVADVLPPEELGLTDIKEKFYTDATEMIKQHPEIDVINVCTPNGLHATHALLALDHKKHVVVEKPMALTKADCEKIIYKALQMHKHVFCVMQNRYSPPSVWIKEVVEKKILGDIYMVQINCYWNRDERYYKKGGWKGTATLDGGTLFTQFSHFIDIMYWLFGDIKDIEGKFADFNHQTMTEFEDSGIVNFKFVNGGIGCLNYSTAVWDKNLESSMTIIGSKGSVKIGGQYMDKVEYCHIENYQMPELPPTNPANDYGHYKGSANNHGFVIQNVVDTLKGNTSMTTNALEGLKVVDIIERIYEIRNKTFQKNQK; encoded by the coding sequence ATGAGCAAAATAAAATTTGGAGTAATTGGTCAAGGACATATTGGCAAACGCCATGCAGAAATGATCAGGAGAAATCCCGATTGCGAACTGGTAGCCGTTGCCGATGTGTTGCCACCTGAAGAATTGGGACTTACGGATATAAAAGAGAAATTTTACACGGATGCAACAGAAATGATCAAACAACATCCCGAAATAGATGTGATTAATGTTTGTACGCCAAATGGCTTGCATGCAACCCATGCACTTCTGGCACTTGACCATAAAAAACATGTAGTGGTTGAGAAACCTATGGCTTTGACAAAAGCCGATTGTGAAAAAATTATCTACAAGGCGCTTCAAATGCATAAACATGTTTTTTGTGTGATGCAGAACCGTTATTCTCCTCCTTCGGTATGGATTAAAGAAGTAGTAGAAAAAAAGATATTGGGAGATATTTATATGGTTCAAATCAATTGTTATTGGAACCGCGATGAAAGATATTACAAAAAAGGAGGATGGAAAGGCACAGCCACTCTCGACGGGGGTACTTTGTTTACGCAATTTTCGCATTTTATCGATATTATGTATTGGTTGTTTGGTGATATCAAGGATATTGAAGGGAAATTTGCCGATTTTAACCATCAGACAATGACGGAGTTTGAAGATAGTGGTATTGTCAATTTTAAGTTTGTCAATGGAGGAATTGGATGTTTGAATTATAGTACTGCTGTGTGGGATAAAAATTTGGAAAGCAGTATGACCATCATTGGTAGTAAAGGCAGTGTCAAGATCGGGGGGCAATATATGGACAAAGTGGAGTATTGTCACATTGAAAATTATCAAATGCCCGAACTGCCTCCAACCAATCCGGCAAATGATTATGGACATTACAAGGGATCGGCCAACAACCATGGATTTGTGATACAAAATGTGGTCGATACATTAAAAGGCAATACTTCCATGACGACCAATGCTCTTGAAGGATTGAAGGTCGTTGATATAATTGAAAGAATTTATGAAATAAGAAATAAAACTTTTCAAAAAAATCAAAAATGA
- the wbtE gene encoding UDP-N-acetyl-D-galactosamine dehydrogenase, which produces MIYDKLINKEEKLAVIGLGYVGLPIALEFAKKIKVIGFDINEERIKMMQNRIDPSHELPSEAFDGCDIEFTADTGVLKQAKFFIVAVPTPIDEHKLPDLKPLLSASKTVGECLKKGDYVVFESTVYPGCTEEDCVPVLEKFSGLKFKEDFKVGYSPERINPGDQVHTLPNIIKVVSGCDDESLDQIAKVYEIVVKAGVHRAPSIKVAEAAKVIENTQRDVNIALMNELSIIFNRMGINTYDVLEAAGTKWNFLKFYPGLVGGHCIGVDPYYLSYKAKEYGYHAQIINAGRFVNDSMGPYIAKQTVKKIIASGKDIRLSRVLVMGATFKENVSDIRNSKVADVVNELKSFGVNVEVVDPHADPEELKHEYGFSLVEKPGEGYDAVIVAVAHDEYKDLNEEYFKSLLSEGGLLVDVKGIYRGKIKNTPYWSL; this is translated from the coding sequence ATGATTTACGATAAACTCATCAACAAAGAAGAAAAACTGGCTGTTATAGGGCTGGGATATGTGGGACTTCCGATAGCCCTAGAATTTGCCAAAAAAATTAAAGTGATTGGTTTTGACATCAATGAAGAAAGAATCAAAATGATGCAAAACCGAATAGATCCCTCTCACGAGCTTCCCTCAGAAGCTTTCGATGGCTGTGATATTGAGTTTACTGCTGATACCGGAGTTCTCAAACAAGCAAAATTTTTCATAGTGGCAGTGCCCACACCTATCGACGAGCATAAGCTGCCCGACTTGAAACCTTTGCTGTCTGCTTCAAAAACCGTAGGAGAATGCTTGAAAAAGGGTGATTATGTGGTTTTTGAATCGACAGTTTACCCGGGCTGTACAGAAGAAGATTGTGTGCCGGTTTTGGAAAAATTTTCAGGGCTTAAATTCAAAGAAGATTTTAAAGTGGGATATTCTCCCGAGAGAATAAATCCCGGAGATCAGGTTCATACCTTACCTAATATCATAAAAGTGGTTTCGGGATGCGATGATGAATCTTTGGATCAAATAGCCAAGGTGTATGAGATAGTGGTAAAAGCCGGTGTACATAGGGCTCCTTCGATCAAAGTGGCAGAAGCAGCCAAAGTAATCGAAAACACTCAAAGAGATGTGAACATTGCATTGATGAATGAATTATCCATAATATTCAACCGCATGGGAATCAATACCTATGATGTGTTGGAGGCAGCAGGCACCAAATGGAATTTTTTAAAATTTTATCCGGGATTGGTGGGAGGACACTGCATAGGAGTAGATCCTTATTACCTGTCATATAAAGCCAAAGAATACGGTTATCATGCACAAATAATCAATGCGGGAAGATTTGTTAACGACAGCATGGGGCCGTATATTGCCAAACAAACGGTTAAAAAAATCATTGCATCAGGAAAAGACATCAGGTTGTCAAGAGTTTTGGTAATGGGGGCTACTTTCAAGGAAAATGTCAGTGATATAAGAAACTCAAAAGTTGCTGATGTGGTCAATGAATTAAAATCTTTCGGCGTGAATGTGGAGGTTGTCGATCCGCATGCCGATCCAGAAGAGTTAAAACATGAATATGGATTTTCGTTGGTAGAAAAACCGGGTGAAGGGTATGATGCCGTGATTGTGGCCGTGGCTCATGATGAGTATAAAGATTTAAATGAAGAGTATTTCAAAAGTTTATTGAGCGAAGGCGGTTTATTGGTTGATGTAAAAGGTATATACCGCGGCAAAATTAAAAATACACCTTATTGGAGCTTATAA
- the rfbB gene encoding dTDP-glucose 4,6-dehydratase yields MELIKMKNLNNQYQKRILITGGAGFIGSHAVRHFVKKFPEYLIVNLDKLTYAGNLENLKDIEDYSNYVFIRGDIKDFDLVKSIFDKYQIDAVIHLAAESHVDRSIMNPLEFMKTNVEGTLVLLHNALLSWEKDFTNKLFYHISTDEVFGSLGQEGYFREDTKYDPRSPYSASKASSDHFVRSYFHTYGLPVIITNCSNNYGPYQFPEKLIPLMIHNILKRKPLPVYGTGENVRDWLWVGDHVEAMDIVFHKGTPGESYNIGGNNEWKNIDLVRLICRLTDEKINPDTPSENLITFVTDRKGHDLRYAIDASKIKNELGWKPSMDFEEGLRKTIDWYLENKDWVERVTSGEYLHYYEKNYHHR; encoded by the coding sequence TTGGAGCTTATAAAAATGAAGAATTTAAATAATCAATATCAAAAAAGAATTCTTATTACCGGAGGTGCCGGATTTATTGGATCGCATGCCGTAAGGCACTTCGTAAAAAAATTCCCGGAATATCTGATCGTCAATCTTGATAAATTGACCTATGCGGGCAATTTGGAAAATCTGAAGGATATTGAGGATTATTCTAATTATGTTTTTATCAGGGGAGACATCAAAGATTTTGATTTGGTAAAGAGTATATTTGATAAATATCAAATAGATGCGGTGATTCATCTTGCCGCCGAATCACATGTTGACCGGAGCATCATGAATCCTTTGGAATTTATGAAAACCAATGTTGAAGGAACACTGGTTTTATTGCACAATGCCCTGTTGAGTTGGGAAAAAGATTTTACAAACAAATTGTTTTATCACATCTCTACCGATGAAGTATTCGGATCTTTGGGACAAGAGGGATATTTCAGGGAAGATACCAAATATGATCCACGCAGTCCTTATTCTGCTTCAAAAGCATCGTCCGATCATTTTGTCAGATCCTATTTTCACACTTATGGATTACCTGTGATCATCACCAATTGTTCTAATAATTACGGACCTTATCAATTTCCGGAGAAGTTAATTCCTTTGATGATTCACAATATTTTGAAACGAAAACCATTGCCTGTCTATGGTACCGGTGAAAATGTCAGAGATTGGCTATGGGTTGGTGATCATGTGGAGGCCATGGATATTGTTTTTCATAAAGGCACTCCCGGAGAATCATACAATATAGGAGGAAATAATGAATGGAAAAACATTGATTTGGTACGATTGATTTGCCGTTTGACAGATGAAAAAATCAATCCTGATACGCCCTCCGAAAATCTTATCACGTTTGTGACCGACCGTAAAGGGCATGACTTGCGTTATGCCATTGATGCTTCTAAAATCAAAAACGAACTTGGTTGGAAACCATCAATGGATTTTGAAGAGGGTTTAAGAAAAACAATTGATTGGTATCTTGAAAACAAAGATTGGGTAGAAAGAGTCACTTCCGGCGAATATTTGCATTATTATGAAAAGAATTATCATCATCGATAG
- the wbtF gene encoding epimerase, translated as MNLEFFNGKTVLVTGCAGFIGSHLVERLAAAGANVVGVDNLSRGQLDNIRHLIDKEKIKFIEGDIQDFSLMMSVTKNSEIVFHQAALGSVNASIQNPLETHASNSTGFLCLLETCRQNNVSKFIYASSSSVYGDLETEVKVEEQVGNPLSPYAVTKLTDEMYAKVYAGLYPNMQITGLRYFNIFGPKQNPNGPYAAAIPIFITAALKNKPVEIYGDGLQSRDFTYVENAVNANLLAAMKKVKSGEVYNVACGETHTLLKVLSIIEEITGTKIQKKFSPPRQGDIRYSLASIQKAKSELGYSPQTGLHEGLKKTIDWFEMSLR; from the coding sequence ATGAATCTTGAATTTTTTAATGGTAAAACCGTATTGGTTACCGGTTGTGCCGGCTTTATCGGATCTCATTTGGTAGAACGTTTGGCTGCTGCCGGTGCCAATGTGGTGGGGGTTGATAACTTATCCCGTGGGCAGTTAGACAATATTCGCCATCTTATTGATAAGGAAAAAATTAAATTTATCGAGGGGGATATTCAGGATTTTTCTTTGATGATGTCTGTTACCAAAAATTCAGAAATAGTTTTTCATCAAGCAGCTCTCGGATCGGTCAATGCTTCCATACAAAATCCTCTGGAAACACATGCGTCGAACAGCACCGGGTTTTTATGTTTATTGGAAACATGCAGACAAAACAATGTTTCGAAATTTATTTATGCGTCAAGTTCTTCGGTATATGGTGATTTAGAAACAGAAGTAAAAGTCGAGGAACAGGTGGGAAATCCTCTATCTCCCTATGCTGTCACAAAATTAACTGACGAGATGTATGCAAAAGTATATGCCGGTTTGTATCCAAATATGCAAATCACCGGTCTCAGATATTTTAACATATTTGGACCAAAACAAAATCCCAATGGCCCATATGCCGCGGCTATACCGATTTTTATTACGGCAGCTTTAAAAAACAAACCTGTGGAGATATATGGAGATGGTTTACAATCCAGGGATTTTACTTATGTGGAAAATGCCGTGAATGCAAACTTGCTGGCAGCAATGAAGAAAGTGAAAAGTGGTGAAGTATACAATGTGGCTTGCGGCGAAACTCATACCTTGCTGAAAGTATTGTCTATTATTGAAGAAATAACAGGAACCAAAATACAAAAAAAATTTTCACCTCCGCGGCAAGGAGATATACGATACTCACTGGCTTCCATTCAAAAAGCAAAAAGCGAATTGGGCTACTCGCCTCAAACCGGTTTACATGAAGGGCTTAAAAAAACGATTGATTGGTTTGAAATGTCTTTAAGATAA